The Terriglobales bacterium genomic sequence CCTGCATAGCTGCTGGCAGTCGCTCCGTTGGCGGCAAAGATCACGCCAAAGCTGGTTGGCTGTCCCTTCACGTTGACGAACGTAGGAGGCGAAAAAATACAGGAAACCCCGGTGGGCAGACTTCCGCAGCTCGGGGTTACCGTCCCCGCAAGGTTCGTGGGCGTAAGCAGAACCGTTACAGGCTGCGAGAAAGAGTTGTTCACCATGTTGACGGTTGCAGGCGACGGCGTACCTAAAGAAAAATCGGGAGCGGGGACGTTTAAAGTCAGAGACTGGGTCTGCATGGCCGAAGTGCCTCCCGAATTCCCAGTTGCCGTAACCGTGAGAGTAGGACTCTGCACAGGTGTGTTGAAGGGTACAGATGCAGTGACAGAGGGACTCGACGGAAGGCTACTGACGATCGCCGGCGAAAAGCTGCACGCCCCACCCGGAGGCAATCCTGCGGTGCAGGCCAGAGCAACCGAGCCGGTAAAGTTTGCGCTGCCGGTAAAGTGCGTGGTGGCAGCGTTGGAAATGTTTCCCGCACCAATCGTGATTGTGCCGGGGGTGAACGCAGCAAACTGCACCACTTGCAATGTGAGCGGTTGCGTCTTGGTGACGCCGCCGGCATTGGTATCTGAAAATGCATCCAGCAGCACGTTGTAATCCTGGGCGGGAGTCGCGGCGGGGACATTAATAATGGAGACGCTGACGGTGATAGGCACGCTTGCTGTGGGACTATACGGTCCAGGTGGCGCGAAGTTGCACGAGGCACCCCCCATGGAACCTCCAGGAAGCGTGTTGGGCTCGCACGCCAAGGTCACGAGGTCGGGCAGGCTTCCAACGGCTGTCAGGGTCACTGTGGTTGAGGAAGAGGTTGAAGTGGAAGCAGGCTGGGAAAACGCCGTAACCGACGAGGGCGACGGGGCCGCGATGCCGAAATCAACCACGTCAAAATTCAGATTGGGGAAGGAATGCGTAAGCCCACCGCCAGTGCCCTGCGCAGCGAAGCTGTAATGACCTGGGGTATTGGCGCCAGCGGTAATGGTGAAGGAGAAGCCTGGCGGTGCGCTCGCTGGAGATGGCGAACATGGCGATGGAAGCGCAGTGGCCCCAGGCTGGCAACTCAAAGAGATCGGATTGTTGAATCCGCTGGTGGCGACAACGTTGCCGTCAAACATGGTCTCCTGGCTGGGAAAGATGGGGCCGCCAACGTTGCCGCCAGTGGGATCGGAGATGGAAACTGTAAAATCGGAGGTGACGATCACGGTTCCCGTCATCTCAGATCCGTGAGGTATGCAGTAGTAGGTGAAGGTCCCGGCGGTGTTGAAGGTGTAGGAAAATGAGCCCTCGAATTGCACGGGCGAACCCCAGATCCCATCGGGCGAGCAGATGCCGCCCGGACAACTGCCAGAAGTCGTGGAATGGGTGCCCCCAGTCGTGCCTCCGATCCAATCCCATTCAACCGTATCGCCTACGTTGATGGTCGTAATCGCGGGGTTGATGGTATTGCTCTCGATATCCTTAAAAAAAATTTCGCCAACCTGTACGTGCTTGGTGGCCGCAGTGGCGGAGGATGCCGACACACACAGGACTGCCGACACGAAAAGCAGCTTTCTCAACCCCAGAGACAAACCCATAACCTCAATGCTAAGGATGCCTGCATAAATTAATGTCCTACTTACAAAAGGCCGGGGCTAAAAGCCCCAAAACTCTACAAACCTTTACCCCCGGCTAAAGCCGGGGGCTCCCACCGTGCGCCGCAAAGCGGCGCAATTTAGGACATTATTAATATTAATGCAGGACTCAATAATGCCCGCTTTTTGAATGCTCGTAACCATACGGCCGAAGGCCGTGCTCTCTTCAAAACGATATGAGGTAGAGTCAGATCCTCTCGCGTGTAAGCGGCTTTTGCTTCTGTTTTCTATCCCATGAACCCCAGCTTTATGGTGGGCTGAAAGTTAACCAAGTCGGGAAAGACATAGGAGGTCAGGTCGGAATCCGAGACGCCAAACCACGACGCCAGGGTAGCGGCGTACTGGTCGGCGGAGTTGGTGGGAATCCAACGGCCGCGGGCCGATGACCCCGCATTGTTGACATCATTGGGTCCCCCCAGAGCAAGAGTCGGGTAAGTGCCATACATGTCGGCGCCGTGCACGGCGCCACCGATCACGATCTGGTGGCTTCCCCAGGCATGATCGCTGCCCGCGCCGGAGCTGGGCTGCAGGGTGCGGCCAAACTCGGAGAGGGTGAAGTTAGTGACCTGCTGATCTACGCCCATTTCGACCGTGGCATTGTAAAACGCGCCCATGGCGGCGCTAAGCTGGGCGAGAAGCGTGCCCTGGTCGCCAAGCTGGTGGTTATGGGTGTCAAAGCCGCCCATGGAGCAAAAGAAAATCTGCCGGTTGCTGGAGAGGGCCCCGCGCACCTGGATAATCTGCGCCACCTGCTTGAGCTGGCCGCCAATTCCAGTGTTGGGGAAGACGGTCTGCAAAGGCGTGCCCGTGGCCAGCGCCGTGGCCAAAGCGTTACTGTCGGCGAAGGCAAAGCCGGTGATGCTGCTGGCGGCCTGCACCAGCGAAACGCCACTATCTAACGTGAGCAAATTCTGCATGGTGGTATTGCGATTGTTATCCAAACCATTAAACGCCGAGCTCTGGCCGGGGTTAACGGCTGCCGGCCGGGTGGCGAGGCCGGTGGCAAATATGTTGGCGCCGGCGACCGAGACAATCATAG encodes the following:
- a CDS encoding plastocyanin/azurin family copper-binding protein produces the protein MSASSATAATKHVQVGEIFFKDIESNTINPAITTINVGDTVEWDWIGGTTGGTHSTTSGSCPGGICSPDGIWGSPVQFEGSFSYTFNTAGTFTYYCIPHGSEMTGTVIVTSDFTVSISDPTGGNVGGPIFPSQETMFDGNVVATSGFNNPISLSCQPGATALPSPCSPSPASAPPGFSFTITAGANTPGHYSFAAQGTGGGLTHSFPNLNFDVVDFGIAAPSPSSVTAFSQPASTSTSSSTTVTLTAVGSLPDLVTLACEPNTLPGGSMGGASCNFAPPGPYSPTASVPITVSVSIINVPAATPAQDYNVLLDAFSDTNAGGVTKTQPLTLQVVQFAAFTPGTITIGAGNISNAATTHFTGSANFTGSVALACTAGLPPGGACSFSPAIVSSLPSSPSVTASVPFNTPVQSPTLTVTATGNSGGTSAMQTQSLTLNVPAPDFSLGTPSPATVNMVNNSFSQPVTVLLTPTNLAGTVTPSCGSLPTGVSCIFSPPTFVNVKGQPTSFGVIFAANGATASSYAGITINADVTINGTPISHNVALTQLNITTPGTSTTITSSLAAVNSVTNAALINVGDPNLAISATVNNSGSTYSAAVW
- a CDS encoding DUF1501 domain-containing protein; this translates as MSRSSLSRRDFIRLSCCSAGAAALATGMGRFGLVNAYAQGPTYKALVCIFLFGGNDGNNTVIPFDTAGYSAYLAARGDSTLNNGQLGLPQNSLLPINPGVNPQPYSAFALHPQMPGVQALFNGGKAALVANVGTLVQPTDKTHYQNRTVALPSALFSHSDQQNQWQTSAPNSSGKSGWAGRAADKTQGLNPGAKIPMIVSVAGANIFATGLATRPAAVNPGQSSAFNGLDNNRNTTMQNLLTLDSGVSLVQAASSITGFAFADSNALATALATGTPLQTVFPNTGIGGQLKQVAQIIQVRGALSSNRQIFFCSMGGFDTHNHQLGDQGTLLAQLSAAMGAFYNATVEMGVDQQVTNFTLSEFGRTLQPSSGAGSDHAWGSHQIVIGGAVHGADMYGTYPTLALGGPNDVNNAGSSARGRWIPTNSADQYAATLASWFGVSDSDLTSYVFPDLVNFQPTIKLGFMG